The genomic interval ATGGTTTTTTCATTAAATTCCCTAGTATCTGAAAGATTGATCTTTTGCATATTAATGACATTTTTTCACCTCGTTCATAATGACTCAATATCTATTGATTTTGATTTTTTTTGAAAAGTTTGTTTTGGAGACTCTATAATCACGACTTTCTTTTTTATATCAGTGTTAAATCCTTCAGTACTATTCTCTACTTTTTTGATTGTAATATAGTGATTTTTGGCATCCTCATATATGTACGGAATAATTCCAATCCCTGTATTCTCTTTCACTCGATTTCCTAAAGTATCAAAAAAATACTTGAGGGCTAATTCCATTCCTTTATATTTGTAACCTTCATCTTTTAAGTCTTTAACTTGCTTCTTCAATAGCATCAAAGGCTTATCTTCACCAAATAATTCAACTATGTAGTCCATTAGAGATTTATAATCATCTTGCTCACGTTTCATTGTTTTAAAGCATAATTCATGATAGTAACGTTTCTGATGTGACACTGAAACATCTTTATCAACTTGTTGCTCGCAGTATGGACATTTGACCATTCTACCCATTTATCAATACACCTCCTAATGATAAAAGGAAGGAGAGTAAGTATATTACCTACCCTCCAATTAAGTTTTTTAATTAATCTTCAATATCTTCAAGTAAATCTGTTAGATCATCTAAAATTACTGCCATTGTTTCAACCTGTCCTTTTGTGCATTCAGTAACTTTAGCATCTACACCAAGATGCTTCTCCACAACCTCTTGTAATTCTTCAAGTTTACCTGCTTTAGTAAGCTGAGTGCCTAGCTTCTTAATTTTTGCCATCAAATCATCATAAACTAACTCTTCTGACTCAAATGATTCTTTTTGTTCTTCGTATGTAACAGCCGTAATACCTTCTTCTTCTTCTTGACGCTCAATCGCTTTAGCAATTACTTTCTCTAGATTTTCTGCTGTAAATTCTTCTAAATATGTATCAATGTAATCAAAACGTGAACGTGCAAAGAATTCATCAGTTTGTGCGAACCAAGCAGATGATTTAATTACTTTTCCATTTTCATCAATCCCGTTCGGAGTCAAGTATGCTACAACATCTGCATTATCACGTACAGGTTGCATACTGCGAGCATCGCCTTTAGGGATGATTTTACCTTCTTTTGTTTCTTGAATATGACCGATAAATAGAAGTGTATATCCTGCTTTCATTAACTTATCAAGCTCACTCCAAAACTCATTCTCATATTCTTTCCACAACCCATATCCGTTGTTGCCATCTCCAATTGTTTCTACTCCATGTTTTTTACATAAATAGTCTTGGCAATACTTGGCAGCGGTGAATACTTCATCAAAAATAATAGTTTGGTATAAATCTTTTGCTCGATCTAATGTTTTAGGATCAGTTAATTGCTTATTAATCTTTTTGAAGTCACTCCATTTATTAATAGGTAGGAAAGGGACACCGCTAATTGCACGAATACCAGCTTCAAATCCAAGATAGTAAGGTTTTTTCATTCGTGTAGCTTGTTTCGTTTTACCAGTAGAATTATCACCGTAAACCAAAATCATTTTTCCGTCTAATCCTTTTGCTACTACTGAAATTTGAGGGTTAAAGATATCGAAAGTTGTCATATTATAAAATTCCTCCATTTACTTATTAGTTTTATTAATATTGAGGAGAGAAACCCTCTCCTCTTTTTATTCAAATTATAATTTTACTTATTAAAATGGAAGGTCATCATCACTGATGTCAATTGTTTTTTCTTCCTTCTTAGGCTTACTTCCAAATCCTTTTTTCTCTTCTTTCTTCGCAGGTTTGTTGCCGTTCTTAGCTTTTTCTTCAGCTTTTTTAATTAAGCCTTCTAAGTATACTTCACGCTCAGTTAATGCTTTACCAATAGCTTTTACATCATATGTATTCACATTTTCTTCTTCGTATGGCTCGGAACCACCTGTGATTAAATACTCACGTACAAAGTTACGTTTAATTTTTTCTTTCGGTTTACCAAAACCAACTGCTTCTTCAATTTTTGTGATTTCAACTTTATTGACAATATCCCCATAAATTTTAACTGTTTGACCTTTTTCGTATGTATCACGAATATATTCTGCACCTTCTCCTTCAGCTACAAATTCAAGTGGAGCAATTCCTCCTCCATACTGAGGAACAAAACCTTTTAATTTAACTCGACCTGTTTCTTCACCTTCACGATCCATTTCTTCGGCTACAGATTGAATAACCATTTCAACTTCAAATTCTGCTTTAGGTTCAAATGTGTCGTTAGCTTGCACACGATTGATAAAGTTTGTTGATAGTTGAGGATGAGTTTTAACCTGTCCATCTCCACCCACATAATCATTAACTCCTAATTGACCTGCTGTAATTCGTACTTTATCAGCTTCATCTCTACCAACTTTAGCAATTGATACATATTCTTCTTTAACTGTTAATAATCCTTTGTAAATGCCATTTTCAGACCCATCTTTCTTTTCTTTCATACTGAACACTCGTAATGTATGTACTGAACCTTCGCTTACTTCAATATCAATTTCTCCACCAATAAATCCACGACCATCAGTAGTATTTCTTGTTTCTAAGCGAACCTCTTGTAACAAACCTTCTACGATTACCTCGTTATCTGCTTGGCGTAAAGTGTTTTCAATTGTCATATGTATAATTCCTCCTATAATATCCATTTTAATTTTATAATTTCATTTAATGAGTACTTCTGATAAAAAATCCATTTTAACTTAAAATTAGTGCTTCAAAACCCTTATTTTTCAATGGTTTTTGGTGGGCTTCTCACCATCAAATCATCACCTTCTACTAATTTATGAAGTTTTGATTCTTAAATCCTCATTCAGTATGTATTTCATGAATTCGTTCTCTTCCCAACCTTCACTATCTCGATAACCTTTCCAGTTGTGAATCCAAACGATGCGATTTCTCTTTTTGTTCACTTTGATCAGTAGATTACCATATTTGTATGTTATAATACTGTTAGTTTCTTTTAACTTAATTGCAAGCTGCACATTTCTCGTTAGCTTCCTTTTTGCATCTGTAAATCCGATTCCCTCATTACCTTTTGTCGTTCTATAAATCTGTAAAGCTGAATGATTTAAATCTAGTAGCTTCATCTCCTCACCACCTGTTCATTTGGTATATACTTATAATACTACATAATTTTATTTATGTAAATAGTTTTATGTAATTTTATTTATTAAATTTTTTAACTTTATTCTTACGATCAACAAACGATAGTGCTGCTAAATACCACATCATCAATAGTACATTTAACGCTACACCGTAAAACTTCACCTTACTCCATACATCAAACCAATTCATGTTTGTCTCCAATCTCATTTAACCTAATCTAGACATATACTCTTTAATTGCAACTCTTCTTCTACTTCTAGCTTTCTCAGTTTCTTCAGAAGGCTTAAATAAACCCTCTTTATTCTGAATCACTTGTCTCATTTTATGTATAGAAATTATACTTAGATTTAATTTAACCAAGTCCTCTATGCTTTTTGCTCCAAGGTACTTGCAAGCTTCTAAATATAGTAGGGTGTCATTATCTCTAGCCTCTGGATGATTCTCTAAGATATTCAAGATCAATACTCTAATATTGTCAAACTCTACTTTTACGCTCATTGTTAATTCACATCCTTCTTAATTGAATCTCATATTTCTCTTTTTATCAATCTTGACCGTTTCTCCATTCCCAATAGTCATATTCATCTTGTTCATCTCTTTTTGTAATATCTACTTTCAACTCTTCATTTTCCTTTTTTAACTCTTTAAATCTTGAAACAAGCCAATTAAATAAACTTTCTTCCAACTCACCATCAAAATCATTGTAATAGCTAATTATTTCACTTAACATTTGCTCATCGTTTAAATTCATTTATGTCACCTCGAATAAAAGAGAATTTTTATTTACTAACCATATCAATCATTTCATCTAATTTCTTTTTGATTTCTACATGGTCTGCTATATCAATACCAAAAATAGGTCTATGTATCAGTTTATATTCGTATAACTGTTCTCTATTTGATAGCGTATCTTTCACATTTATATAGACATAATCTCCATATTTCCAAACTACCTTATATTCAATACCATTCTCTACACCATTTGCTAATTCTTCCACAATACCTCTCTCCTTTATAAAACAAGATTTTTATCTCATAATTTGTTCGAACCGTGTTAGTCCTCATCATCGTAAATGTTATAATCTTCAATATCCTCTTCAATCATCTAACCATGAAAGAAGTTTTCAGAGCCACATTTAGGACATTCAATGTAAGTTACGAATAGACTATCTGTAAGCTCGTAATCACAATCATCACACTTCCAAGGCATCATAATATTCCTCCCTACTTTTTATTAATATCCATGACTTAATAAGAACTGCCGTAATCCGTCTGTAATTTGTTTGTCATTTTCAACTAGTCGTCCACGAATGAAAATATCTCCATTTGGCTCTAATCGCAAAATCTCAATATCTTCTTTACCTTTAAAGAAGATGGTTGGAGCGACAGGTGCTGATAGGGTAGCACTTATTACTTGATCCTTGTTGATAAATAAATCACCTTTCATTTGTTTTTCCTCCTTTCGATTAAAACCAAGAATTTATTTCGATTCTTGAAAATCACTAAACATATATTTCTCAACATATAAATTTTCTGGATCATATGATATATCCAAAACAGCTCCTTTTGTAACTGCTTCCACTAAATTTGTAGATACGCTCATTCTCAAAGATGTATCTCCTTTTTTAAAGGTTACAAAGTTATTACAACCAAAGCGACTACATCCCCCATTTTCGACTTTTACAACCTCAATATTATCTACTTTTATAAGTTTTTCATTATTACCTTGTTCACTGTTACTACAAGCTGCTAATAATGAAGTAGCAAAAAGTAATGTAAGTAATTTTTTCATGACACACCTCTATTCCTATAAAATACTTGTTATATCTTAATCTTTAATTGTCCATTTCCCATCGAAAAATCGACCACTGCATACTGTCCATTTATCACATTCTGCTTTCTTTGTGAACTCCATAGTAGAACCTCTCCAATATGAAACTATTGTTTTACCATCCTGATACGCAGCTATAGCTTCATCTAAAGTTACATAATTAGGAACTATTCTATACATTCTTTCTCTATTAGGTTTAGTTGCATAAAAGTCAAGAAAACATCTATGATGACCATTCTTATCGCAAAAACTAAAATGTCCCTCTTCTGTAACTGTCACATAGCTTTTACCGTCACTACATTCAGCTATTTCACCAACATTTAATTGATCAACCAACTTACCAATAGTTAACCATTCACTCATCTTAATACACTCCCTTTATGTAATTTCATCTAATAAAATCACCATTTTAATCTATAAATTTACTCTTTATTGAATCCTTCAACTAATTTAGCAAACCATTCTCCAAATACCTCCGGGTTATTAATAAGCTTAATTCCTACAAAACCATACAATACAAGCGTGGCGATCATGCTGATAGTTACAAATCCTATCACTGTCATAGCAGCAATCTCAATTTTACTTTTCTTCATGTATCATCCTCCTAGTTAAACAACTTCATAATTCCCCATATAATCAATGCCCAAAACAATATCCCGACAGGAAGCGCAATGAGACACCCCTTAAAAAATTCCATTGAACTCCAACTTCGTGAAACTAGATTCATTAGGATACACCTCTACACCATCGTCATTAACAATACAGAAGCCTTCCTCATTAACTTTATCCACCGTATACAGCTTATTCTCTGTCACCTTATTAACTGTGTCAGTGTAACTTGAAATTAGCGTATCACCTTGTTTAAATTCCATCTTCCTTCCTCCTCTTGTGTTCAGTTAATAATCTAAAACATAAATCATGCAGCCATTCGTCCTTTGGTAAATGGTAGCCCGTTGATCCATCGAAGTCCTCAAATTCTTCATAATAAAACTTCACATTCTTAGATTCTTGAGGATATTTCTGTTGTAATTCACTTAACTCTTTCGACCACTTATCATAAGTATGATCGTCAATGAGGTTCATGTTCATTTGATAATACAAATAGCTATTCACAAGAACCTGTCGTCTTCTCCTTTGTATTAACTCCTCTATTTCATTCATCACCAATCCCCTAACCGCTACTTCTAATTTAAACAAACTATATTCTGACGAGTTTTACTATGTAATAGAGTTAATTAATGATTTCTCCATTTAAGATTGTATTGATCATTTCTTCTTGTAAATCCTCACTAGAGTTAATCAAAGATCCTACTGCAACTCCTGTTATAAATGAAGCTATAGCATTTTTAATGAATAATTCAGAGGCTCCGTAACCTTTTAATGAATCTTTAAACGCTTCGGTTGCTTCTTCTATAAAGCTCATATCAGCACATCCTTATGTAATTTTATTAATCATTCAAATATAACACTCTTAACTCCCATTTCCTTTAATAAACCACTGATTACAGCTTGGTTAAATAAGTTAGCTTGCTTCATTATTTCTTTATTATGTAATATTTCATTTCTAATGCTCTTTTCTGTTGCTATGTAGAAATTCTCTCGTTCCTTTTCATCTAATGCTAACCTAAAGAATCCTTGTGTCTTTTCAAATTTTACTTGATTGTATGGCAATTCTAAGCTAATAAGTGTCGGTTTTCCTAGCTTTAGGTATACAATCCTATTCGTTAAATCGATATGTTTCAATTCAATTTCACTTGTATTTATACCTAACTTAAACTTACCTTTTACTTTAAGTTCTACATGTCTTTCTCCTAGCCAACTGTCATCAACCTGAGTGTCTTTATCTGAAAACTTTTGTTCTAGAGAAACAATTTGTGGGTTCATTTTCAGCTTCCCTAGAACCATTTCTTTATCAATTATATATGTAGAACTTTTTACTTCTTCGGTTTGCTTTATAACTTCCACTTTATTCTGATTTTCCTTATGTAAATTAAGTACGTTAAATGCTAAAAATAAGGCTGCGACTACTAGTAAGGCTTTAATAAGGAATTTTTTGAACGTCCATAACATTCAAATTCCCTCTTTCCTTATTAGTCTTCCGAAAACACCTGCTCGTAATTATCAATCAAATCCCCTAAGATGACTATTGGAATATCTATATCTCGACTCAAAACGTTTATAGTAATCCACATTTCACCATCTGAATTAAAACCATTCCCGACATAAGGCAATTCCTTAACATCTTCATTTAAAAAAGTATTAATATAATCTTTCCTTACCTTTATAAATGAAGGAACGTTTTTCTTTATCCATTTATTCTCTTCAGCAATCCAATTAAACAAGATATCGCCCTCCTTATAAAATTGACCTTTTATTTTCTTTCTAGTTCATTTAAAGTATCTTTTATGTACAAGTAAAGCTCATTAAGACTTGTAAAATGACTGTCTTTATTTAGATAATATCTAAGTTCATTCATCGTCTTCTCGATCTCTTTTAATCGTCCGTAATCATCATAGTCAATTACTTTATTATTTTGACGTGTTAATTGTTCTGTAAAAATACCCACTGGATTACTTAGTTCGTAAACAGTAATACAATCTTCAAACATTCCAGTTCTCAACGCAATGAAATTCTCTTCTTCATCTCTGTATGTAGTCCATTCTTTATTTTCCTCAAATCCTTTTTTAGCTTTTTCTAAAAACAATAACGCCTCTTTTGTAATTTGATTCATTTAATCATCTCTCCTTTTTTATCGAATTCATCTGTTAAAACCTAAATTTTATCTCATTTCTCTCCCAATCGTTTAATTAACTCTGGAACATATTTATGAATTATAGCTTCGTCATAGGTTGAACAAGGGAAACTAGGTTTCGAACAATGTGACAGATAATGTTTAACTGTGTTGATCAAAGTTTCATCTGTTAGCTTCGGAGGCAAATCATCTTGTGCGTAAGAGTTCATTCTCATTGTAGCTCTCATTTCAGGAGTTACACTTCTATCCTCTAACTCGCTAACATGAATTTCTTTCTCACCAATTGAGATGTATTTCTTTTCATATAATTCTTTCTGTTTCTCGTAAAAACTCGCTGGTAATTTGAATCCCATTTATCAATCACCCTTTCTATTTATATCTTTATATTACATAATTTTATTTATATAGTCAACCGAAAATTTCCATAAATTCTCTAATACTTTGATTAAATTTTTCACTTTGTTCTATATTGCTCAAATGTCCGGTATCAGACAATATGACACTTCTTACGTTTTTAATGAACATTCTCATTGTGTATGTATTTATAACAGGTGTGACTTTGTCGTTTGTACTTCCTATAAGTAATGTTGGTACTCTTATCTTATGTAATAATGGAAAATAATTTAATCCAGTAGCAGCATTAGCCGACTCTAAATATGTATCTCTTATTAGAAAAGCATTTCTAGCTTCTTCTCTGTAAGCTTGATTATGTAACCCTCTATCTAACACATGGTCAATTAACGTTCCATCTCGTATATGCCTCTCAGATTCCTTAACTATTCCATACGCAAGTATAGGAGGGACATATGAACACGTATTAGCTAATATTAAGCCTAGAACCATATCTGGACGTTGTTTGTAGACTTCTTGGGCAACGATACCACCTAACGACAATCCGCATATAACAGCCGACTGTATATCTAGATGCTCTAATAGTTTTATAATGTCAGATGCAAAATTTTTAACGGTTAGATTGTAATTTATTTCAGTGCTACCATGACCACGGAGATCAACTGCTATAAGTCTATACTTATCTGATAATTCATGTTGTGGAATCCAAGCTTTCGAATTGCTGCCTAATCCATGTAAAAATACCACTGGCGTTCCTTTACCCAATTCGGTATACGATAACATCAGATAATTCCCCCTTAAGGATATCCTCTAAATATTGTTAAAATCCTCCTCAACATCCCATCATTTTTATGTATATTCACATTTTTTATAATGTCATTCACACTCTTTTGTTCTTTGTATTTATTCAATTGTGCTTCTGCTTTCTTTACTATTTCTTCTTTGCTCATACAGTTCACCACTCATTAAAATCTTACTTTTATATTAATTTTAGATCGACCATTTTATCTTCAATGTATTCTATAGATTGATTAAAAGATTCTAACTCATGAGACTTTCGTCTTTTTAAAGTATAATCCTGTTCAGTTTCTATTTCTTCTTTAAGTTTATTAATTTGAATTCTCATTGCTTTTATTACAACTTCGAATGCTTCTTTTTGAGCCACCCGTTCTTTAATCTTTAACTTTTCTTTTTCACGTTTTTCCTTTTCTATTTGTTCTTTTTTCTGTTTTTCATCTACTTGTTTTTTAAGTTTTTCAAAATACTCATCATTAAGAAATTGCTCAAACGAAAAATATTTATAATGAATTTCATCCCATTTATCTTCACAATAGAATCCTATTTGATTTTCCAAAACTTCATGAATTCCATGTGAGTAAAGGTTATGACCATATTCTTCTGGAGACAATTCACTATTTAAACGAATTAACTCATATCCTCTATCCTCAATAATATTGAAAATTCTATTTAGCGTTTTTAAATCTTCTACTGATATATTTTTCATACTGCACACTCCTTTTAATTTCTAAGTTAAAATTCGTATTTTATACTGCAATCTTCTCCCAACCGAATGAATCACAATAGAAGTAATTGTCGTTTATTTGTACGACATCTGAAACACTCATTGATCTACCAGTGAAATTATCTGGATGACTTATATTAAACATTACAAATAAATCCTCTAACAGTGTATCTATGTTGCTATAATTACCTTCAATTTCTCCTTGATAAACTGAATCATAGTTATCTAGATTTATTTCATTTTCAAGCATATCCTTACTCATATAGCCGAATTCTCTAGTTAGTTCACGTTTAACTTGGAAAATTTCATATTTGCACATGTTTACTCCTCCTTTAAAATCAGCTTTTTAATCGAAAAACTTAGTAAGATCATCAATTTCGTGTTCTGGTTTATTCCACTCTTCCCATTCAGATATCGGCACTTCTCTTGTGATAAAAGCTTTATTTGTCGTAATAACACCATCTTCACCATATTCGAATCCATCTAGATCAATTGTTGCTTCAATTAATACTGCATTGTTTCTGTCTTTATATGTCGATTGAGCAATGGTATCCTTATAATTGAAATACAGTTTTCCATCGGCATAGTCTTCTCTTGAAGCTTTAACTTCTTCTCCAATTTTATATATAAATTTATTTTTATAAAAACTTCTATAAACATCGTCTTCCTTCTTAACAAACTTATAAATTTTCAAACCATTGAAGTAATCACTTCCATCAACCTGTTCACCGTATGTGATAACTTTCGTTTTTCTAAGTAATCCTGTTGATCCAATGCGATAGTTTTCATCATTCTTTTTGATGTATTGGAAAGGTGTTTTAATAATATTGTCAATGATATCGTCAATGCCTCCAAACTCTACAGGTGCAGGTTTAACGAAATAATCTTCACTTAATGAAATATTAGCAATTTTATCTATCGCATATTGTAAATCAAATTCTTCATCTTCGATATCTTCAAATAATTTGTCGTAATTAATTCCGTACATTCCACCAAGTTGATCTTTTAATTCTTCATATGTATTGATATTTAAATTCATGCATGTAAGTATAATTCTAATAAATTCAGGCTTAGAAATTACATATCCCTTCTTCTCATACTTTTGAACACGTAGTAATGATACAATTGGAAAAGCTGTTTCACTATTAAACTTTAAAATACGTTGCGAGTTATGTTTAAGGAAATCTGGATGTAAGATAAATTCTTCTGTAGTAAAATCATATGCTCCCATGCAAACTGTATAATCGAATGTGTCAAAGATATCTTCTGCTGCATTGAAATATTTAAAATGGATTAGTTGCACATTAACTTCTTTGTCTTTCTTTTTATACATGAATTGTGTAGCTTTATTAGTATTTGAAACAATCCAACAACTACTACTCCATACATCTGACAGGAAGTTAATAAGTGAATCTTCATCTCTAAAATAAACGTCAATGTCATTTATATCTTTATTATTGAAAAGACTCGTAACTGTTCCACCTGCAATTATTGCATTATGATGCTTAAATGTATCTATTAGATCTTCACCGAGATAATCATACAATTTATTCTTTTCGAATTTTGTGTTAATGTAATTTCTTTTAAACTGTTCAATACCTTTAGCCACTTCATCTGCTATAAGATTATTAATTGTTTCTACTGTCATGATATTTACTCCTCCTTTTTATACCTCTCGAATACTCCCGTTTACTCGCTTATGCTCCGTTTTTCAACGCTATTTATAGGTTAAAATGTATATTTTAACTTAATAAGTATCTTCAGCTCCACCATTAACTTCAATGGTGATAGTGGCTGTTCCGTTCAAACCACTCATCAAAGGAATACCAGTTCCCGTTTTAACTGTTACACCTGTACCACGCTCATGATTATATGTAAATTTATAAGTTTTTTCATTGAAAATATATCCCTTAATAACATTCGTAAGACCTTCTAGAATTATTTCTTTATCTTGTCTATTCAAATCTCTAAAGCTAGAGGGATCTTGTTTTTCGTATCCATCAACTAATACTTTAAAATATGTTTTTCTATGTACATCTGATTCTTTTATGTAAGATACAACGTAATTAATCGCCTCTTGTAGTTCATCTTCAAATGTTACTGTATTTTTAAAATAACTAATCAACCATTCAATTTTATATAGATACTCTTCTCCTTTTTCTGATTTGATTAATTCAATAGAATTTGCTAATTTGTAAGGTATTTTAATTTTGCTCATTTTAAAACCTCCATTTGTAATTTTATTTATTATAATTCTCAGCAACTTCTCTAATTCTACATTCAATCAAGTAAATATCCTCTTTAGGCACTGAGATACCTTTCTCCCACTTACTTAAGCTTGTTCTTGATATAATCTTTAGCTCATCTGCAAATTTAGTCAAACTTAATCCAGTTGACTTTCTAAGTGATCTGAATAGCTTACCATACTCAGCCATTTCCTCATGTGTTATCTGCATCACGTAATTCCTTTTCATATTACTACCCCTTATGTTAAATTCCATCTCTATAATAGCTATTGTAATCTTCAGATACTTCATTTAAGTTAATTGGCTTATGTGAACCATAACCAACACCAATCTCATATTCATCTTCTGCTATTTTAAACCCGAACATTTCAGCCATTTTCTCAGCTACTCCATCATGGTACTCATATTCCCCATTCATACTTTCAAGTGCTTTATTGTACATTTCTACAAATTGTTTATTCGTGAATTTTGTTTCATGGTAAATAGTTGTATATGAGTAGTCAGAATACTCACCGTTTGAAATTGTGTAAAAATACATATTCAACATCTCCTTTTAAGTTAAAACTTAACTTTTATTCGTTAGATAGTAACCCCTAGAATAATAGGTTTACTTATATCCACATCAAATAATTCATCATCTGCTTCATTTACATTCCCTTCACTTAATTCATTCTGCATATGTTCAGCATCTTCCCATTTTTGATAATAAATTTTACTTACTCTAGGTCTATAACCTGATTCATATTTAGATAGTGTAGTCCAGTCATTATGCTCATAAATTTCTAAATCCCCATATTCATTTTTAATCCGTTGAAGTTTTTCAATCATTTC from Peribacillus asahii carries:
- a CDS encoding ATP-binding protein encodes the protein MTTFDIFNPQISVVAKGLDGKMILVYGDNSTGKTKQATRMKKPYYLGFEAGIRAISGVPFLPINKWSDFKKINKQLTDPKTLDRAKDLYQTIIFDEVFTAAKYCQDYLCKKHGVETIGDGNNGYGLWKEYENEFWSELDKLMKAGYTLLFIGHIQETKEGKIIPKGDARSMQPVRDNADVVAYLTPNGIDENGKVIKSSAWFAQTDEFFARSRFDYIDTYLEEFTAENLEKVIAKAIERQEEEEGITAVTYEEQKESFESEELVYDDLMAKIKKLGTQLTKAGKLEELQEVVEKHLGVDAKVTECTKGQVETMAVILDDLTDLLEDIED
- a CDS encoding DNA ligase LigA-related protein, which produces MNEIEELIQRRRRQVLVNSYLYYQMNMNLIDDHTYDKWSKELSELQQKYPQESKNVKFYYEEFEDFDGSTGYHLPKDEWLHDLCFRLLTEHKRRKEDGI
- a CDS encoding DUF4230 domain-containing protein translates to MLWTFKKFLIKALLVVAALFLAFNVLNLHKENQNKVEVIKQTEEVKSSTYIIDKEMVLGKLKMNPQIVSLEQKFSDKDTQVDDSWLGERHVELKVKGKFKLGINTSEIELKHIDLTNRIVYLKLGKPTLISLELPYNQVKFEKTQGFFRLALDEKERENFYIATEKSIRNEILHNKEIMKQANLFNQAVISGLLKEMGVKSVIFE
- a CDS encoding alpha/beta fold hydrolase, producing MLSYTELGKGTPVVFLHGLGSNSKAWIPQHELSDKYRLIAVDLRGHGSTEINYNLTVKNFASDIIKLLEHLDIQSAVICGLSLGGIVAQEVYKQRPDMVLGLILANTCSYVPPILAYGIVKESERHIRDGTLIDHVLDRGLHNQAYREEARNAFLIRDTYLESANAATGLNYFPLLHKIRVPTLLIGSTNDKVTPVINTYTMRMFIKNVRSVILSDTGHLSNIEQSEKFNQSIREFMEIFG
- a CDS encoding YodL domain-containing protein, which produces MCKYEIFQVKRELTREFGYMSKDMLENEINLDNYDSVYQGEIEGNYSNIDTLLEDLFVMFNISHPDNFTGRSMSVSDVVQINDNYFYCDSFGWEKIAV
- a CDS encoding helix-turn-helix domain-containing protein — translated: MKRNYVMQITHEEMAEYGKLFRSLRKSTGLSLTKFADELKIISRTSLSKWEKGISVPKEDIYLIECRIREVAENYNK